One genomic window of Actinoplanes lobatus includes the following:
- a CDS encoding PstS family phosphate ABC transporter substrate-binding protein, whose translation MAVTTVAAVYEFVLKGRKRLGYRVQMDTTVTDVVQSEHAGPLRELREGGDPLAKPTLVLLRIENNGATFIDTHDYAVLDDSLVGLRVRFPGRRVAGMVVTELSDDYLRDSFTNGGGFAADGDLIELPRTPMNRSAHYKILAALERADGSAGATFDPPEVIGGIKGGRIVETQSRTGTPKRAIALIGFLVVLVVAQLLVFLRSNTTTPMDCATGRLKVVGSTAFAPIVREAAESYRQLCPGAEFVIDMRGSGEGLQALHTTADANTLAFSDGEKPDGMPALLPRPIAFFLFTMMTNAGTGVQDLTPEQIQRIYRGEVTNWQEIGGKDVPVRLISRNPGSGTRAALQRRVLGGVREPGSNSDDCRTLDPGAAQGVLRCARDSTEDVVRAVAETPGALGYAELGAATGHDDLTLVRISGHRATVSEADHGAYPFWETEYGYTLGEPDAHSLAASFLRYLTNQVGADIIRANGDRPCADLANPAICQPA comes from the coding sequence GTGGCAGTGACGACCGTCGCTGCCGTATACGAGTTCGTCCTCAAGGGCCGCAAACGGCTCGGCTACCGGGTCCAGATGGACACCACGGTCACCGACGTCGTGCAGAGCGAGCACGCCGGGCCACTGCGGGAACTACGCGAGGGCGGCGACCCGCTCGCCAAGCCCACACTCGTGCTGCTGCGGATCGAGAACAACGGCGCCACCTTCATCGACACACACGACTACGCCGTGCTCGACGACAGCCTCGTCGGCCTCCGGGTGCGCTTCCCCGGCCGCCGCGTCGCCGGCATGGTGGTGACCGAACTCAGCGACGACTACCTGCGCGACAGCTTCACCAACGGCGGTGGGTTCGCCGCCGACGGCGACCTGATCGAACTACCCCGCACACCGATGAACCGATCGGCGCACTACAAGATCCTCGCCGCTTTGGAACGCGCCGACGGCAGTGCCGGCGCCACCTTCGACCCGCCGGAGGTGATCGGGGGAATCAAGGGCGGCCGGATCGTGGAGACCCAGAGCCGCACCGGAACACCGAAGCGCGCCATCGCCCTGATCGGATTTCTGGTCGTCCTGGTCGTCGCCCAACTGCTTGTCTTCCTGCGCAGTAACACCACGACGCCGATGGACTGCGCCACCGGCCGGCTCAAGGTGGTCGGCTCCACGGCGTTCGCACCCATCGTCCGGGAAGCCGCCGAGTCCTACCGTCAACTCTGCCCGGGCGCCGAGTTCGTGATCGACATGCGCGGCAGCGGCGAAGGGCTGCAGGCGCTGCACACCACCGCCGACGCGAACACGCTGGCCTTCTCCGACGGCGAGAAGCCGGACGGCATGCCCGCGCTGCTGCCCCGGCCGATTGCCTTCTTCCTGTTCACCATGATGACCAACGCGGGCACCGGCGTACAGGACCTCACCCCCGAACAGATCCAGCGGATCTATCGCGGTGAGGTGACGAACTGGCAGGAGATCGGCGGCAAGGACGTGCCGGTGCGGCTGATCAGCCGCAACCCCGGATCCGGTACGCGGGCCGCACTGCAACGACGGGTGCTGGGCGGGGTACGCGAACCGGGCAGCAACTCCGACGACTGCCGCACGCTCGACCCCGGCGCCGCACAGGGGGTGCTGCGCTGCGCCCGCGACTCCACCGAGGACGTTGTGCGCGCGGTGGCCGAGACACCGGGCGCACTCGGCTACGCCGAACTCGGAGCAGCAACCGGCCACGACGACCTGACGCTGGTCCGCATCAGCGGCCATCGCGCCACAGTCTCCGAAGCCGACCACGGCGCCTACCCGTTCTGGGAGACCGAGTACGGCTACACCCTCGGCGAACCGGATGCCCACTCACTGGCCGCCAGCTTCCTGCGGTATCTCACCAACCAGGTCGGCGCGGACATCATCCGCGCCAACGGCGACCGACCCTGCGCCGACCTGGCCAACCCGGCGATCTGCCAACCCGCCTGA